From a region of the Cherax quadricarinatus isolate ZL_2023a chromosome 75, ASM3850222v1, whole genome shotgun sequence genome:
- the LOC138854926 gene encoding homeobox-like protein HDP1, producing the protein MNNLNNSNGMNNLNNSNGMNNLNNSSGMNNLNNSNGMNNLSNSNGTNNLNNSNGTNNLNNSNGMNNLSNSNGTNNLNNSNGTNNLNNSNGMNNLNNSNGMNNLSNSNGTNNLNNSNGMNNLNNSNGMNNLSNSNGTNNLNNSNGTNNLNNSNGMNNLNNSNGMNNLSNSNGTNNLNNSNGMNNLNNSNGMNNLSNSNGTNNLNNSNGTNNLNNSNGMNNLNNSNGMNNLSNSNGTNNLNNSNGMNNLNNSNGMNNLNNSNGMNNLNNSNGMNNLNNSNGMNNLNNSNGMNNLNNSNGMNNLNIIIIASNVDNERDVNKVNNVNNVNKVNNVNNVNKVNKVNNVNNVNKVNKVNNVNKVNKVNNVNKVNKVNNVNKVNKVNNVNKVNKVNNVNKVNKVNNVNNVNNVNKVNKVNNVNKVNKVNNVNKVNKVNNVNKVNKVNNVNKVNKVNNVNNVNNVNKVNKVNKVNNVNNVNNVNKVNNVNKVNNVNKVNKVNKVSNVNNVNKVNNVNNVNNVNNVNKVNNVNKVNNVNKVNKVNKVSNVNNVNKVNNVNNVNNVNKVNNVNKVNKVNKVNNVNKVNKVNKVNNVNKVNKVNKVNNVNKVSKVNNVNKVNKVNKVSNVNNVNKVNNVNNVNNVNNVNKVNKVNKVNKVNNVNKVNKVNKVNNVNKVNKVNNVNKVNNVNNVNNVNNVNNVNKVNKVNNVNKVSNVNNVNKVNNVNNVNNVNNVNKVNKVNKVNKVNNVNKVNKVNKVNKVSKVNNVNNVNKVNKVNNVNNVNNVNKVNKVNNVNKVNNVNKVNNVNNVNNVNKVNNVNKVNNVNNVNKVNNVNNVNKVNNVNNVNNVNNVNKVNNVNKVNNVNKVNNVNNVNKVNNVNKVNNVNKVNNVNNVNNVNKVNKVNNVNNVNKVNNVNNVNNVNKVNKVNNVNNVNSLNNVNKVNKVNNVNNVNSLNNVNKVNNVNKVNNVNKVNNVNNVNKVNNRIKPFSS; encoded by the exons ATGAACAATCTGAACAATTCAAACGGCATGAACAATCTGAACAATTCAAACGGCATGAACAATCTGAACAATTCAAGCGGCATGAACAATCTGAACAATTCAAACGGCATGAACAATCTGAGCAATTCAAACGGCACGAACAATCTGAACAATTCAAACGGCACGAACAATCTGAACAATTCAAACGGCATGAACAATCTGAGCAATTCAAACGGCACGAACAATCTGAACAATTCAAACGGCACGAACAATCTGAACAATTCAAACGGCATGAACAATCTGAACAATTCAAACGGCATGAACAATCTGAGCAATTCAAACGGCACGAACAATCTGAACAATTCAAACGGCATGAACAATCTGAACAATTCAAACGGCATGAACAATCTGAGCAATTCAAACGGCACGAACAATCTGAACAATTCAAACGGCACGAACAATCTGAACAATTCAAACGGCATGAACAATCTGAACAATTCAAACGGCATGAACAATCTGAGCAATTCAAACGGCACGAACAATCTGAACAATTCAAACGGCATGAACAATCTGAACAATTCAAACGGCATGAACAATCTGAGCAATTCAAACGGCACGAACAATCTGAACAATTCAAACGGCACGAACAATCTGAACAATTCAAACGGCATGAACAATCTGAACAATTCAAACGGCATGAACAATCTGAGCAATTCAAACGGCACGAACAATCTGAACAATTCAAACGGCATGAACAATCTGAACAATTCAAACGGCATGAACAATCTGAACAATTCAAACGGCATGAACAATCTGAACAATTCAAACGGCATGAACAATCTGAACAATTCAAACGGCATGAACAATCTGAACAATTCAAACGGCATGAACAATCTGAACAATTCAAACGGCATGAACAATCTGAACATT ATAATCATTGCGAGTAATGTCGATAATGAGAGAGATGTGAACaaggtgaacaatgtgaacaatgtgaacaaggtgaacaatgtgaacaatgtgaacaaggtgaacaaggtgaacaatgtgaacaatgtgaacaaggtgaacaaggtgaacaatgtgaacaaggtgaacaaggtgaacaatgtgaacaaggtgaacaaggtgaacaatgtgaacaaggtgaacaaggtgaacaatgtgaacaaggtgaacaaggtgaacaatgtgaacaaggtgaacaaggtgaacaatgtgaacaatgtaaacaatgtgaacaaggtgaacaaggtgaacaatgtgaacaaggtgaacaaggtgaacaatgtgaacaaggtgaacaaggtgaacaatgtgaacaaggtgaacaaggtgaacaatgtgaacaaggtgaacaaggtgaacaatgtgaacaatgtaaacaatgtgaacaaggtgaacaaggtgaacaaggtgaacaat gtgaacaatgtgaacaatgtgaacaaggtgaacaatgtgaacaaggtgaacaatgtgaacaaggtgaacaaggtcaacaaggtgagcaatgtgaacaatgtgaacaaggtgaacaatgtgaacaatgtgaacaatgtaaacaatgtgaacaaggtgaacaatgtgaacaaggtgaacaatgtgaacaaggtgaacaaggtcaacaaggtgagcaatgtgaacaatgtgaacaaggtgaacaatgtgaacaatgtgaacaatgtgaacaaggtgaacaatgtgaacaaggtgaacaaggtgaacaaggtgaacaatgtgaacaaggtgaacaaggtgaacaaggtgaacaatgtgaacaaggtgaacaaggtgaacaaggtgaacaatgtgaacaaggTGAGCaaggtgaacaatgtgaacaaggTGAACAAGGTGAACAAGGTGAGCaatgtgaacaatgtgaacaaggtgaacaatgtgaacaatgtgaacaatgtAAACAATGTGAACAAGGTGAATAAGGTGAACAAGGTGAACaaggtgaacaatgtgaacaaggtgaacaaggtgaacaaggtgaacaatgtgaacaaggtgaacaaggtgaacaatgtgaacaaggtgaacaatgtgaacaatgtgaacaatgtaaacaatgtgaacaatgtgaacaaggtgaacaaggtgaacaatgtgaacaaggTGAGCaatgtgaacaatgtgaacaaggtgaacaatgtgaacaatgtgaacaatgtaaacaatgtgaacaaggtgaacaaggtgaacaaggtgaacaaggtgaacaatgtgaacaaggTGAACAAGGTGAACAAGGTGAACAAGGTGAGCaaggtgaacaatgtgaacaatgtgaacaaggtgaacaaggtgaacaatgtgaacaatgtgaacaatgtgaacaaggtgaacaaggtgaacaatgtgaacaaggtgaacaatgtgaacaaggtgaacaatgtgaacaatgtgaacaatgtgaacaaggtgaacaatgtgaacaaggtgaacaatgtgaacaatgtgaacaaggtgaacaatgtgaacaatgtgaacaaggtgaacaatgtgaacaatgtgaacaatgtgaacaatgtgaacaaggtgaacaatgtgaacaaggtgaacaatgtgaacaaggtgaacaatgtgaacaatgtgaacaaggtgaacaatgtgaacaaggtgaacaatgtgaacaaggtgaacaatgtgaacaatgtgaacaatgtgaacaaggtgaacaaggtgaacaatgtgaacaatgtgaacaaggtgaacaatgtgaacaatgtgaacaatgtgaacaaggtgaacaaggtgaacaatgtgaacaatgtgaacagtttgaacaatgtgaacaaggtgaacaaggtgaacaatgtgaacaatgtgaacagtttgaacaatgtgaacaaggtgaacaatgtgaacaaggtgaacaatgtgaacaaggtgaacaatgtgaacaatgtgaacaaggTGAACAAT CGTATTAAACCATTTTCTTCATGA